One Flagellimonas sp. CMM7 genomic region harbors:
- the fucP gene encoding L-fucose:H+ symporter permease codes for MDKLKKKPVVSKEAVIPFVVITSLFALWGFANDITNPMVAAFGTVMEISTAKAALVQFAFYGGYATMAIPAALFVRKYSYKKGILFGLALYATGALLFFPAAKYEIFEFFLGSLYILTFGLAFLETTANPYILSMGDEKTATRRLNLAQAFNPIGSLLGMFVASKFVLTLLDSDIRNDAGELIFNTLSEAQKAVIRTHDLEIIRNPYLILGGVVILMFIIIAFTKMPKRKTYGKQNSAMDSFARLIKNVKYREGVLAQLFYVAAQIMCWTFIIQYANNLGISKATAQNYNIAAMAIFLSSRFISTYLMKYIDSRKLLTLFAVCAILSTSCVIWIEGVVGLYFLIATSAFMSLMFPTIYGIALDGLSEEDSKLGAAGLVMAIVGGALMPVLQGLIIDMETIGSFAAVNISFMLPCLCFLIIAIYGYRTWKIHTLQ; via the coding sequence ATGGATAAACTAAAAAAAAAACCTGTCGTATCCAAAGAGGCGGTGATTCCCTTTGTAGTAATCACTTCTTTGTTCGCTTTATGGGGTTTTGCAAATGATATCACAAACCCAATGGTTGCAGCCTTTGGAACGGTCATGGAAATCTCAACAGCCAAGGCGGCACTGGTACAATTTGCATTTTATGGCGGTTATGCCACAATGGCCATCCCGGCAGCATTGTTCGTCAGAAAATATAGTTATAAGAAAGGTATTCTATTTGGTCTGGCCCTTTATGCCACCGGCGCTTTATTGTTTTTCCCGGCGGCCAAGTATGAAATCTTCGAATTCTTTTTGGGTTCGTTATATATTCTGACTTTCGGTTTGGCTTTTTTGGAAACCACTGCCAACCCTTACATATTGTCCATGGGGGATGAAAAAACCGCTACCAGACGTTTGAATTTGGCGCAGGCGTTCAACCCGATAGGCTCCCTTTTGGGAATGTTCGTTGCCTCGAAATTTGTGCTGACCCTTTTGGACTCCGACATAAGAAACGATGCCGGTGAATTGATATTCAATACTCTATCAGAAGCGCAAAAGGCCGTAATCAGAACCCATGACCTTGAAATCATCAGAAATCCATACCTTATTCTTGGCGGGGTGGTAATCCTGATGTTCATTATTATTGCATTTACCAAAATGCCCAAAAGGAAAACATATGGGAAGCAAAATTCTGCCATGGATTCTTTTGCACGTTTGATAAAAAACGTAAAGTACAGGGAAGGTGTCCTTGCGCAATTGTTCTATGTAGCTGCACAAATCATGTGTTGGACGTTTATCATTCAGTACGCAAACAATCTTGGTATTTCCAAAGCGACCGCCCAAAACTACAATATTGCTGCTATGGCCATTTTCTTATCCAGTAGGTTTATAAGTACATATTTGATGAAGTACATAGATTCCAGAAAGTTATTGACACTGTTTGCGGTTTGTGCAATACTGAGCACATCATGTGTCATTTGGATTGAGGGTGTTGTAGGTCTTTATTTCCTTATTGCCACTTCGGCTTTTATGTCATTAATGTTTCCCACAATATATGGTATTGCACTTGATGGCCTTAGCGAAGAGGACTCTAAACTTGGCGCCGCGGGCCTGGTGATGGCCATTGTGGGGGGCGCACTGATGCCCGTGTTGCAAGGATTGATTATCGATATGGAAACCATCGGTTCTTTTGCGGCCGTCAACATTTCTTTTATGTTGCCTTGTCTCTGTTTTTTAATCATTGCCATTTATGGATACAGAACTTGGAAAATTCATACCCTTCAATAA